A window of uncultured Litoreibacter sp. contains these coding sequences:
- a CDS encoding ATPase, T2SS/T4P/T4SS family, with the protein MSRKTETSHRSLPGSNSGTDRLPFGFASAQQVLLDGDQLTVGPDVTALGLREARRRAGKPLTIISETKEVFDLAVSRAYQNGADNTVENDTLSFDLEDAQQSNNKQRDLLDDVDEAPVIQLVNQLLLRAVRAGASDLHVEPHEDGLRARMRVDGFLQSIMDRKDVPVRQIISRLKVMAGLDIAETRLPQDGRIPLRLGGRLIDTRVSSMPGNYGERVVLRILDRSTGLVPLADLGLSENQEALLERLSALPNGIILATGPTGSGKTTTLYSLLKLANRDERNIVTVEDPIEYDLPSVSQTQINAEIGMSFAAGLRATLRQDPDVILVGEIRDAETASIASQAALTGHLVFSSLHANGSVGAVVRLRDLGLDNFLIASTLRAVIAQRLLRKLCPDCAEARPITASERDIFERNNVAAPAEVLHAVGCANCSNIGYQGRVGIFEIIEVGEALRTAIDNDASETELRHIALDPSDTLIGQGLAEVVKGTASIAETLRVVGDTA; encoded by the coding sequence ATGTCGCGCAAAACAGAAACTTCCCACCGCTCCCTTCCCGGCTCCAATTCCGGAACTGATCGGCTCCCGTTTGGGTTTGCGAGTGCCCAGCAGGTGCTGCTGGATGGGGACCAACTTACAGTCGGGCCAGATGTTACCGCGCTTGGCTTGCGCGAAGCGCGTCGGCGTGCGGGCAAGCCGCTAACCATCATATCCGAGACCAAAGAGGTGTTCGACCTCGCCGTGTCGCGCGCCTACCAGAACGGAGCCGACAACACCGTCGAGAACGACACGCTCAGCTTTGATTTGGAGGATGCGCAGCAGTCGAACAACAAGCAACGCGACCTGCTGGACGATGTGGACGAGGCGCCGGTGATCCAACTGGTCAACCAGCTTTTGCTTCGTGCGGTCCGGGCGGGAGCTTCGGATTTGCACGTTGAACCGCACGAGGATGGGCTGCGCGCCCGGATGCGCGTCGACGGGTTCTTGCAATCCATCATGGACCGCAAAGACGTGCCAGTTCGACAGATCATATCAAGATTGAAGGTGATGGCGGGGCTCGACATTGCCGAGACCCGCTTGCCGCAAGACGGTCGCATCCCGCTGCGGCTTGGCGGGCGCTTGATTGATACGCGAGTATCCTCGATGCCGGGCAATTACGGCGAACGTGTCGTCTTGCGAATTTTGGACCGTTCTACGGGGCTGGTACCACTGGCTGATCTGGGCCTGTCGGAAAATCAGGAAGCGCTACTTGAACGCCTCTCGGCGTTGCCAAACGGGATTATTCTGGCCACGGGCCCGACGGGCAGCGGCAAAACGACCACGCTTTATTCCTTGCTGAAACTAGCCAACCGGGATGAGCGCAACATTGTCACCGTTGAAGATCCGATTGAATACGATCTGCCCTCAGTTTCCCAAACCCAAATAAACGCCGAAATCGGGATGAGCTTTGCGGCGGGCCTCCGCGCCACGTTGCGCCAAGACCCGGACGTTATTCTTGTTGGCGAAATTAGGGATGCGGAAACCGCCTCAATTGCGTCGCAAGCGGCCCTGACCGGGCATCTTGTGTTTTCCTCGCTCCACGCCAATGGCTCTGTCGGGGCGGTCGTCCGGCTGCGTGACCTTGGGCTGGACAATTTCCTGATTGCATCGACGCTTCGGGCAGTGATCGCGCAACGTCTTTTGCGCAAGCTGTGCCCCGATTGCGCGGAAGCCAGACCGATAACAGCGTCAGAGCGCGATATCTTCGAACGTAACAATGTGGCTGCACCCGCCGAGGTTCTGCATGCCGTAGGGTGCGCCAATTGCTCCAACATTGGATATCAGGGTCGGGTTGGCATTTTCGAGATCATCGAGGTCGGCGAAGCGCTGCGGACCGCCATTGATAACGACGCAAGTGAGACCGAACTGCGCCATATCGCGCTGGATCCCAGCGATACGCTGATCGGGCAAGGGTTGGCAGAGGTGGTCAAGGGGACAGCCAGCATTGCCGAGACGCTCCGCGTCGTAGGTGACACCGCATGA
- a CDS encoding type II secretion system F family protein has translation MRAYDYIAYTGGGNKKSGTVIAETEAHASQLLKAQDLFVSDLTARARKPSSWWSGRNRLNADLRAVFTRQMAVLLGADLTSEAALEAVGSAGSSPQMERLAARSKAALMEGHSLSQSLEDSGAGFPPYYIAAIRAGEVSGDVDVVFAELADHLENVGADRAQISTALIYPVFVACVSVLVCAILMTSVAPEIVSMFELSGRPLPDLTQRMLAVSDWFAAYWAYLLAVAVVAVVLFALAMRIQTFRNARDALLLRLPVFGRLIRLAAAVQYLRTLALVLTSKHAILSAADSASAVLVIEKFQTEGRAVTDGIKSGQSLSDALRSLSIIPPVARQLISAGEQSAKLARMAERSAVLVENGLSNERKRIAALLEPMLMIVVGGGVLIIVLSVLLPIFDLQSVVSG, from the coding sequence ATGAGGGCTTATGATTACATCGCTTACACCGGTGGGGGTAACAAAAAGTCCGGTACGGTCATTGCCGAAACGGAAGCTCATGCCAGCCAGCTGCTGAAGGCCCAAGATCTCTTTGTGTCCGATCTCACGGCGCGGGCGCGCAAGCCGTCTTCCTGGTGGTCAGGCCGCAACAGGCTGAACGCCGACTTAAGGGCAGTTTTTACCCGTCAAATGGCGGTGTTGCTGGGGGCGGACCTGACAAGCGAAGCGGCACTGGAAGCCGTCGGAAGCGCCGGGTCATCCCCGCAGATGGAGCGTCTTGCTGCCCGTTCCAAGGCCGCGTTGATGGAGGGTCATTCGCTCTCGCAATCCCTGGAGGACAGTGGGGCCGGGTTTCCGCCCTACTACATTGCCGCAATTCGCGCGGGCGAGGTTTCCGGCGATGTGGATGTTGTATTTGCCGAACTTGCCGACCACCTCGAAAACGTAGGCGCTGACAGGGCGCAGATATCTACCGCGCTGATCTATCCCGTCTTTGTGGCCTGCGTTTCGGTGCTTGTTTGCGCCATTCTGATGACCAGCGTGGCCCCTGAAATCGTCTCGATGTTTGAGTTGTCTGGTCGCCCGTTGCCGGACCTGACCCAGCGTATGCTGGCGGTCAGTGACTGGTTTGCGGCGTATTGGGCTTATTTGCTTGCCGTGGCAGTCGTAGCAGTGGTGCTGTTTGCCCTGGCAATGCGAATACAGACGTTTCGCAACGCGCGTGACGCGTTGCTGCTGCGCTTGCCGGTGTTTGGTCGCCTGATCCGGCTGGCTGCGGCGGTGCAGTACCTGCGCACCCTTGCGTTGGTGCTGACCAGCAAGCACGCGATCCTCAGCGCGGCCGATAGTGCATCGGCCGTGTTGGTCATCGAGAAATTTCAGACGGAGGGCCGCGCTGTCACCGATGGTATCAAGTCGGGGCAATCACTGTCGGACGCCCTGCGTAGCCTGTCGATTATCCCGCCCGTCGCCCGCCAATTGATCAGCGCCGGGGAACAATCCGCCAAGCTGGCCCGTATGGCAGAACGCAGCGCAGTTCTGGTTGAGAACGGGCTGAGCAACGAACGCAAACGCATTGCAGCCCTGCTGGAGCCAATGTTGATGATCGTGGTCGGTGGTGGTGTGCTGATCATTGTCTTGTCGGTGCTTCTGCCGATCTTTGACCTGCAATCAGTGGTCTCGGGATAG
- a CDS encoding UDP-glucose/GDP-mannose dehydrogenase family protein has product MKIAMIGTGYVGLVSGVCFSDFGHDVICVDKDPAKIDMLNKGDVPIYEPGLDALMAKNVDADRLSFTTNLEAAVADADAVFIAVGTPTRRGDGHADLTYVYAAAEEIAQAVTGYTVIVTKSTVPVGTNRQVKQVVKKAAPQLEFDVVSNPEFLREGAAIDDFMKPDRVVVGVQSDRAAEVLRDIYRPLYLRDFPIMVTDLESAEMIKYAGNAFLATKITFINEIAALCEKTGADVKSVARGMGLDGRIGNKFLHAGPGYGGSCFPKDTSALARIGQEHAVPMQITETVMRVNDGIKMRMIEKLRDLCNGAFNGKTIAVLGVTFKPNTDDMRDAPSLTIVPALVGGGAKVRVVDPQGRHEGEALLPGVNWVDDPYKAVHNADVVVVLTEWNEFRALDLKKLARKMATPCMADLRNVYSPKDAKRAGFVSYVSVGRGGFDISET; this is encoded by the coding sequence GTGAAGATCGCAATGATTGGCACCGGCTATGTCGGCCTTGTCTCAGGTGTCTGCTTCTCGGATTTCGGTCATGACGTGATATGCGTCGACAAGGACCCAGCCAAAATCGACATGCTCAACAAAGGGGATGTGCCGATCTACGAGCCTGGTCTCGATGCGTTGATGGCCAAAAACGTCGATGCCGACCGGTTGTCCTTCACCACGAATCTCGAGGCCGCTGTCGCCGATGCCGACGCGGTTTTTATTGCCGTCGGAACGCCGACGCGCCGTGGCGACGGGCATGCCGACCTTACCTATGTCTATGCCGCTGCCGAAGAGATAGCCCAAGCCGTCACCGGCTATACCGTCATTGTGACCAAATCGACGGTCCCTGTCGGCACCAACAGGCAGGTCAAGCAGGTCGTCAAGAAAGCCGCGCCCCAGTTGGAATTTGACGTCGTCTCCAACCCGGAATTTCTGCGCGAAGGCGCGGCGATTGACGATTTCATGAAGCCCGACCGCGTTGTGGTTGGCGTGCAATCGGACCGTGCTGCTGAGGTTTTGCGCGACATATATCGCCCGCTCTATCTACGGGACTTCCCGATTATGGTCACCGATCTGGAAAGCGCGGAGATGATCAAATATGCGGGCAACGCGTTTCTCGCCACCAAGATTACCTTCATCAACGAAATCGCCGCGCTGTGCGAAAAAACCGGCGCAGATGTGAAATCTGTGGCGCGCGGCATGGGGCTGGATGGCCGCATCGGGAACAAGTTCTTGCATGCCGGCCCCGGCTACGGCGGGTCGTGTTTTCCGAAAGACACTTCTGCATTGGCGCGCATCGGGCAGGAACACGCCGTGCCCATGCAAATCACCGAAACCGTGATGCGGGTTAATGATGGCATCAAAATGCGCATGATCGAGAAGCTGCGCGATCTTTGCAATGGGGCGTTCAACGGAAAAACCATCGCGGTGCTGGGCGTCACGTTCAAGCCCAATACGGATGACATGCGCGACGCCCCGTCCCTGACCATCGTGCCAGCCCTGGTGGGTGGAGGGGCAAAGGTGCGGGTGGTCGATCCGCAAGGCCGGCACGAGGGGGAGGCGTTGTTGCCAGGCGTGAATTGGGTCGATGATCCCTACAAGGCCGTGCATAATGCCGATGTGGTCGTAGTGCTCACCGAATGGAACGAGTTCCGTGCGCTTGATCTAAAGAAACTTGCCCGAAAAATGGCGACGCCCTGCATGGCTGATCTCCGCAATGTCTACTCCCCCAAAGACGCGAAACGCGCGGGATTTGTGAGCTACGTTTCGGTTGGCCGCGGTGGATTTGACATATCCGAAACCTAG
- a CDS encoding polysaccharide biosynthesis/export family protein → MIHKLSCSTLLALSLAVSGCALPRGAALQSEIVRNADAENAQFAVYPVTKDFLPRFADWPRTGGVTRYSWIGKRKGPIGRVILPGDSVSMAVWDNDENSLLTSGEQKVAQLQVARVSTNGTIFVPYVGSLNIGGMTEAAAREKIQEALLVVSPSAQVQLTAEVGKRHSVDVVSGVGNPGSIPLEERDMTVLTALSQAGGASGGFENPQIRLLRGNTTYAISLGKLLKTPSLDTTLRSGDKIVVAEDESYFLALGATGREELITFPKEHLSALDAVTIMGGVNDNRANPEGILVLREYGSRAVRADGINGPENQRVVFTMDLTSADGLFSARNFRINPKDVVYATESPVNNARTIFSLIGSAFGVANQLDR, encoded by the coding sequence ATGATCCATAAACTGAGCTGCTCCACGTTGCTGGCCCTTTCTTTGGCTGTGTCAGGCTGCGCGCTGCCGCGCGGCGCGGCGCTTCAATCCGAAATTGTTAGAAACGCGGACGCTGAGAACGCTCAGTTTGCGGTTTACCCGGTCACAAAGGATTTTCTGCCTCGGTTTGCCGATTGGCCCCGGACGGGTGGTGTCACGCGCTACAGCTGGATTGGGAAGCGCAAAGGCCCCATCGGGCGGGTCATTTTGCCCGGTGATTCTGTCAGCATGGCGGTCTGGGACAATGATGAGAACTCGCTGCTGACCTCTGGTGAGCAAAAGGTTGCTCAGTTGCAAGTTGCCCGTGTTTCGACCAATGGCACGATCTTTGTGCCCTATGTCGGGTCCCTCAACATTGGTGGCATGACTGAGGCCGCAGCCCGCGAAAAGATTCAGGAAGCGCTGCTCGTTGTGTCGCCCTCCGCGCAGGTGCAGCTGACGGCAGAGGTTGGCAAACGCCACTCCGTCGACGTTGTGTCTGGGGTGGGCAATCCTGGCTCAATCCCGTTGGAAGAACGTGACATGACGGTCCTGACAGCTTTGTCACAAGCTGGCGGGGCGAGCGGCGGCTTTGAGAACCCTCAAATCCGCCTGCTGCGCGGCAATACCACCTACGCGATCTCATTGGGCAAGCTGTTGAAGACGCCAAGTCTGGACACCACTTTGCGCAGCGGCGACAAAATTGTGGTGGCGGAGGACGAAAGCTACTTCCTGGCGCTTGGCGCGACTGGCCGGGAAGAACTGATCACTTTCCCAAAGGAACATCTGTCGGCGCTTGATGCGGTCACTATTATGGGGGGCGTCAACGACAACCGCGCCAACCCGGAAGGCATATTAGTGCTGCGTGAGTACGGATCCCGCGCGGTGCGCGCCGACGGCATCAACGGCCCAGAAAACCAGCGTGTGGTATTTACCATGGACCTCACCTCTGCGGATGGTCTGTTCAGCGCGCGCAATTTCCGCATCAACCCAAAAGACGTGGTCTACGCGACCGAAAGCCCGGTCAACAACGCCCGGACGATCTTCTCGTTGATCGGGTCCGCGTTTGGTGTTGCCAACCAATTGGATAGGTAG
- a CDS encoding DUF2794 domain-containing protein, which translates to MNDVSPIQLSGTKPPQQVAFHRLELGQIMTIYGRMVAAGEWRDYGISMLKDVAVFSIFRRSAEHPIYRVEKRPKLAAKQQQFAVIGMDGRILKRGSDLRQVLRVLDKKLIRAVD; encoded by the coding sequence ATGAATGACGTCAGCCCAATTCAGCTCAGCGGGACCAAGCCGCCGCAACAGGTCGCGTTTCATCGGCTTGAGCTGGGGCAAATCATGACAATCTACGGGCGCATGGTCGCCGCAGGCGAATGGCGCGACTACGGCATTTCGATGCTGAAGGACGTCGCGGTGTTTTCGATCTTCCGCAGATCCGCTGAGCACCCGATTTACCGCGTTGAAAAGCGCCCAAAGCTGGCAGCCAAGCAGCAGCAGTTTGCGGTTATTGGCATGGACGGCCGCATTCTAAAGCGCGGCTCCGACTTGCGGCAGGTGCTGCGGGTTCTCGACAAGAAGCTGATCCGCGCTGTTGACTAG
- a CDS encoding DUF4198 domain-containing protein — protein MRLLSSTFAALGLALFAGSSSAHEFWIEPLAYQLQPGGEIKAELKVGQEFSGSSYPYRPSQFERFDMVQGDTVTQVVARIGDNPALNTTTDANGLLVVVHETADNRLTYTEFAKFEKFVAHKAFPDAIAQHDARGLSREKFVESYRRYAKALIGVGDGAGSDTAVGLKTEIVALANPYTDGISEMPVRVLLDGAPRVATQVELFDKAPNGDVTVTLYQTDENGEATFPVTQGHAYLVDAVWAEALPNNDTEKGAVWKTHWAALTFMVPQ, from the coding sequence ATGCGTCTACTAAGCTCCACTTTTGCCGCCCTTGGCCTCGCCCTTTTCGCCGGCTCTTCCAGCGCGCACGAGTTTTGGATCGAACCGCTGGCATATCAGCTACAACCCGGCGGGGAGATCAAGGCCGAACTGAAGGTGGGGCAAGAGTTTAGCGGGTCAAGCTATCCGTACCGGCCCAGCCAGTTCGAACGGTTCGACATGGTGCAGGGTGATACTGTGACACAGGTGGTCGCACGCATTGGCGACAACCCCGCGCTCAACACCACAACCGATGCAAACGGCCTTTTGGTTGTGGTCCATGAAACCGCCGACAATCGGCTGACCTACACCGAATTTGCCAAGTTCGAAAAGTTTGTGGCCCATAAGGCTTTCCCCGACGCCATTGCCCAGCACGACGCACGTGGGCTGAGCCGGGAGAAATTCGTGGAATCCTATCGCCGCTACGCCAAGGCGTTGATCGGCGTGGGGGACGGCGCGGGATCAGACACAGCCGTTGGCCTCAAGACCGAGATCGTGGCGCTTGCCAATCCCTATACTGACGGCATCAGCGAGATGCCCGTCCGCGTGCTGCTCGATGGCGCCCCAAGGGTCGCCACGCAGGTAGAGCTATTTGACAAAGCGCCCAATGGCGACGTCACCGTAACGCTTTATCAAACTGACGAAAACGGCGAGGCGACGTTCCCCGTGACCCAAGGCCATGCTTATCTGGTGGACGCTGTCTGGGCAGAAGCGCTGCCCAACAACGACACCGAAAAGGGTGCTGTTTGGAAAACTCATTGGGCCGCGTTGACCTTCATGGTGCCCCAGTAA
- a CDS encoding HupE/UreJ family protein, with protein MGHLSKSVATRVAFLLAMSMVALFTFMSGALAHEIRPAIADATLSEERIELQITLNAETLVAGIDLEGLEDTDNAPEAALYDELRALPDAEFAKRLEAAWGQLQSGVIVDADGETVLLDLNSVKVIAQDDLELPRDSVIQLSGALPNNNSDVKIGWVAANGPIIVRQSGGGDDAYAGFLDKGALSEPLPRVGAATESGWAVFVRYIAVGFDHIIPKGLDHILFVLGLFFLSMKMRLLITQVTVFTVAHTITLALASLQIVTISASIVEPLIALSIVYVAVENIFAKGIKWWRPVIIFGFGLLHGLGFASVLGEFGLAPGRFVAGLIGFNIGVEVGQLAVIGIAALVLWLCVRAAHMADLDDEEMRVRDPDIMFRAVSICGSILIAIIGAYWAFERVFL; from the coding sequence ATGGGACACCTCTCAAAATCAGTTGCCACAAGGGTGGCGTTCCTTTTGGCCATGTCAATGGTCGCGCTGTTCACGTTCATGTCTGGGGCGCTGGCACATGAAATCAGGCCCGCCATTGCCGACGCGACCCTGTCAGAGGAGCGCATTGAGCTGCAGATCACCCTGAACGCCGAGACCTTGGTGGCTGGGATCGACCTTGAAGGGCTGGAAGACACAGACAATGCGCCAGAGGCCGCTCTGTATGACGAGCTGCGCGCGCTGCCCGACGCTGAATTCGCAAAGCGGCTGGAAGCGGCCTGGGGTCAGCTGCAAAGCGGCGTGATTGTGGATGCGGATGGCGAAACGGTGTTGCTTGACCTCAATTCGGTAAAAGTGATTGCCCAAGACGATCTGGAACTGCCGCGCGACAGCGTCATTCAGCTGTCAGGCGCGCTGCCGAACAACAATTCGGATGTAAAAATCGGCTGGGTCGCCGCAAACGGCCCCATCATTGTGCGCCAAAGCGGCGGGGGCGATGACGCCTATGCAGGCTTTCTGGACAAAGGAGCGCTAAGCGAACCGCTGCCGCGTGTTGGGGCCGCGACTGAAAGCGGCTGGGCGGTCTTTGTGCGCTATATCGCGGTGGGGTTCGACCACATCATCCCCAAAGGGTTGGACCACATCCTGTTCGTGCTGGGCTTGTTCTTCCTGTCCATGAAGATGCGCCTGCTGATCACGCAGGTGACCGTCTTTACGGTGGCGCACACCATCACGCTGGCGCTTGCCAGCCTGCAGATTGTCACCATTTCAGCCAGCATCGTGGAGCCGCTGATCGCGCTGTCGATTGTTTACGTCGCGGTTGAGAACATTTTTGCCAAGGGCATCAAGTGGTGGCGACCCGTGATTATCTTCGGCTTCGGCTTGCTGCACGGGCTGGGCTTTGCATCCGTGCTTGGGGAATTCGGGCTGGCGCCCGGGCGCTTCGTTGCCGGGTTGATCGGGTTCAACATCGGGGTTGAGGTCGGGCAGCTGGCCGTTATCGGGATTGCGGCGCTGGTGCTGTGGCTCTGCGTGCGGGCGGCCCATATGGCGGACCTGGATGACGAGGAAATGCGGGTCCGTGACCCCGACATTATGTTCCGCGCCGTGTCGATCTGCGGCTCGATCCTGATTGCGATTATCGGCGCATATTGGGCCTTTGAACGCGTGTTCCTGTAG
- a CDS encoding DMT family transporter has product MAVAPAKQNIALAIGSKLGAVTCFIIMATMVKIASATVPAGEIVFFRSFCALPIILIWITWRGELRTGLKTDNPVGHLWRGLVGTMGMSMGFAALGLLPLSEVKAIQYAQPALVVVFAAMFLGERVRVFRLTAVALGMGGVLIIMWPRLTAFTEAGVDPFLALGAVVAFGSAVMAALAHVFVRKLTATEPTSAIVFYFGITASTLSLLTIPFGWVMPTPTEFLVLITAGLVGGVGQIFLTSSYRYADASVVAPFEYSSILFAIGIGYFIFAEVPTVVMLLGIALIVVAGILIIWRERQLGKERAQARKVMTPQG; this is encoded by the coding sequence GTGGCGGTCGCCCCGGCGAAACAAAACATCGCGCTCGCGATTGGGTCCAAGCTGGGGGCGGTCACCTGCTTCATCATCATGGCCACCATGGTCAAGATTGCGTCGGCGACGGTGCCGGCCGGTGAGATTGTCTTCTTCCGGTCCTTCTGCGCGCTGCCGATTATCCTGATCTGGATCACATGGCGGGGCGAGCTGCGCACCGGCCTGAAAACCGACAACCCCGTTGGCCATCTGTGGCGCGGGCTGGTGGGCACAATGGGCATGAGCATGGGATTTGCCGCGTTGGGCCTGCTGCCCTTGTCGGAGGTAAAGGCCATCCAATATGCACAACCGGCGCTGGTGGTGGTCTTTGCGGCGATGTTTCTGGGCGAACGGGTGCGGGTGTTCCGCCTGACCGCCGTCGCCTTGGGCATGGGCGGGGTCCTCATCATCATGTGGCCGCGCCTAACCGCGTTTACAGAAGCCGGCGTTGACCCGTTCTTGGCATTGGGCGCGGTTGTGGCGTTTGGCTCCGCCGTTATGGCGGCCTTGGCGCATGTCTTCGTGCGTAAGCTGACAGCGACGGAGCCGACATCTGCCATCGTGTTCTACTTCGGCATCACGGCCTCCACCTTGTCGCTGCTGACGATCCCGTTTGGCTGGGTGATGCCGACGCCCACAGAATTTTTGGTGCTCATCACTGCCGGGCTGGTGGGTGGCGTTGGCCAGATATTCCTGACATCGAGCTACCGTTACGCCGACGCATCGGTGGTGGCCCCGTTTGAATATTCATCCATCCTGTTTGCCATCGGCATTGGCTATTTCATCTTCGCTGAGGTGCCGACCGTGGTCATGCTGCTGGGCATCGCGCTAATCGTGGTGGCGGGCATCCTGATCATCTGGCGCGAACGGCAGCTGGGCAAAGAACGCGCGCAGGCGCGCAAAGTGATGACGCCGCAAGGGTAA
- a CDS encoding branched-chain amino acid aminotransferase has translation MAGGYDDRDGVIWMDGKLVNWRDANVHILTHGIHYASSVFEGERCYNGKIFKSREHSERLRFSGDELDMPIPYTVDEIEAAKVAVLEANGFTDAYVRAIAWRGAGEDMGVASNRNPVRMAVAAWEWGNYYGDAKMKGAKLDISKWKRPSPETIPCHAKAAGLYMICTMSKHAAEAKGCSDAMMFDYRGYVAEATGANIFFVKDGEVHTPDPDAFLNGLTRQTVIGMLKDRQIKVHERHIMPEELEGFEQCWLTGTAAEVTPVGQIGDYNFEVGALTRDISEGYEKLVRS, from the coding sequence ATGGCTGGTGGCTATGATGATCGTGACGGCGTCATCTGGATGGATGGCAAACTTGTAAACTGGCGCGATGCCAACGTCCACATTCTGACGCATGGCATCCACTACGCCTCCTCCGTTTTTGAGGGTGAGCGGTGCTACAACGGCAAGATCTTCAAATCGCGCGAGCATTCTGAGCGTCTGCGTTTCTCGGGCGACGAGCTGGACATGCCCATCCCCTACACTGTCGACGAGATCGAGGCCGCCAAGGTCGCCGTGCTGGAAGCCAACGGTTTCACCGACGCCTATGTGCGTGCAATCGCTTGGCGCGGGGCTGGCGAAGACATGGGTGTCGCGTCCAACCGCAACCCGGTCCGCATGGCCGTGGCTGCGTGGGAATGGGGCAATTACTACGGCGACGCCAAGATGAAGGGCGCCAAGCTTGATATCTCCAAATGGAAGCGTCCCAGCCCTGAGACCATCCCCTGCCACGCCAAAGCGGCGGGCCTCTATATGATCTGCACCATGTCGAAGCACGCGGCCGAGGCCAAAGGGTGTTCCGACGCCATGATGTTCGACTATCGCGGCTATGTGGCCGAAGCCACCGGGGCCAACATCTTCTTCGTCAAGGACGGCGAGGTGCACACGCCGGACCCTGACGCCTTCCTGAACGGGCTGACCCGCCAGACGGTTATCGGCATGTTGAAAGACCGCCAGATCAAGGTGCATGAGCGCCATATCATGCCCGAAGAGCTGGAGGGCTTCGAGCAATGCTGGCTCACCGGCACCGCCGCCGAGGTCACACCCGTCGGCCAGATCGGTGACTACAATTTCGAGGTTGGCGCGCTGACGCGCGACATCTCGGAAGGGTATGAGAAACTGGTCCGCAGCTAG
- a CDS encoding MarR family transcriptional regulator: MAENGLGSQTRPGGENLLFLTDDQLRRGIEAMFFAYRGFTADPDRILSEKSYGRAHHRALHFVHRSPGTTVNNLLDILGVTKQSLNRVLRALIEDGLVESKVGVKDRRERHLFLTEAGRELEKVLSEAQRKRMRAAYREAGPEAVAGFRRVLQQIMDPEMRKHFDQLKDGM; this comes from the coding sequence ATGGCGGAGAACGGACTGGGGTCGCAGACCCGGCCCGGTGGGGAAAACCTGCTGTTTCTGACCGACGACCAGCTGCGGCGCGGGATCGAGGCGATGTTTTTCGCCTATCGCGGCTTCACCGCTGACCCTGACCGCATCCTGTCAGAGAAATCATACGGCCGCGCGCATCACCGCGCTTTGCACTTTGTGCACCGGTCGCCCGGGACCACGGTGAATAACCTTTTGGACATTCTGGGCGTCACCAAACAGTCGCTGAACCGGGTGCTGCGTGCGCTGATCGAAGATGGGCTGGTGGAATCCAAGGTTGGTGTCAAAGACCGGCGCGAAAGGCATTTGTTCCTGACCGAGGCGGGCCGTGAGCTGGAAAAAGTGCTGAGCGAGGCGCAGCGCAAACGCATGCGTGCAGCCTATCGCGAAGCGGGACCAGAAGCGGTTGCGGGCTTCCGCCGCGTGTTACAACAGATTATGGATCCCGAGATGCGCAAGCATTTTGACCAGCTCAAGGACGGTATGTGA
- a CDS encoding response regulator, producing MADLSQNDAHLLIVDDDERIRTLLQQFLSRNGFWTTAARDADHARRLLEGLDFDLIVLDVMMPGDDGITFTKELRQTQDTPILLLTAKGESSDRISGLEAGADDYLPKPFEPKELLLRINAILRRVPATEEINDAPKVLHLGDIRYDIDRGEMWRGEDMVRLTATEVSLMRIFSGRVGEPLSRSKLVEDLGRDKGQAQERAVDVQITRLRRKIEADPKQPRYLQTVRGAGYMLAPD from the coding sequence ATGGCGGACCTTTCCCAAAACGACGCGCATTTGTTGATCGTTGATGACGACGAACGCATCCGCACGCTGTTGCAGCAGTTCCTGTCACGCAACGGGTTCTGGACCACGGCAGCCCGCGACGCGGACCACGCGCGGCGGTTGTTGGAAGGGTTGGATTTCGACCTGATCGTGCTGGACGTGATGATGCCGGGTGATGACGGCATCACCTTCACCAAAGAGCTGCGGCAGACGCAGGACACTCCGATTTTGCTTTTGACCGCCAAGGGAGAGTCCTCGGACCGCATTTCCGGGCTGGAGGCGGGGGCGGATGACTACCTGCCGAAACCGTTTGAACCAAAAGAACTGCTGCTGCGCATTAACGCCATCCTGCGACGGGTTCCGGCAACGGAAGAGATCAACGATGCCCCCAAGGTGCTGCATCTGGGCGACATCCGATACGACATCGACCGCGGCGAGATGTGGCGGGGCGAGGACATGGTACGGCTGACCGCGACCGAAGTGTCGCTGATGCGCATCTTCTCAGGTCGGGTGGGGGAGCCGCTTTCGCGCTCAAAGCTCGTTGAGGATCTGGGCCGTGACAAGGGACAGGCGCAGGAACGTGCGGTTGACGTGCAGATCACGAGGCTGCGACGCAAGATTGAGGCCGACCCGAAGCAACCCCGCTATCTGCAGACGGTACGCGGGGCGGGGTACATGCTAGCGCCGGATTGA